AGCTGTCTTACGTAAATCATTATTGAGCCAGCCGCGAATGGTTGCCGGTACTCCAAAGCGAGTTGCATCGCCAAGCATTGGCAGGAGCCCTTCTTCTGGTATCCCCAGACTAACAAAGTACATCGCCGGGAAGGTTTTCTCATCCGCGCTACCAGGCTGACTCTGCTGAATGCCTGCTGCCAGTTTTGAGATCAGATCTTGCTGCGTAGGAGGAACAAGCTGACTTAGGTCCGTTCCCCGAAGTCCGTCTTTAAATTCCTGCAAAGCACTTTGCTGCTGCTTCATCCAGTCACGATCCTGGAGGCTGGTTGTTTGCTCGCTCGCGTTGGCCACTGTCGTGAACATGCTTAACCCAGCAAGAAGCAAAGCTGTTTTTAATGCATTTTTCATAGTCAATCCTTACAGAAACACGCAGTTACGCTTACGCCAGAGGAGGTATCCAAAATTCTTTTTGGATTGTGGGGAGTTATGCGTCGTGCCCCAAAGCTGAGTGCTGGCGCCAAAGGGGTGGCAGTTATTTGTCTCGGGGTACATATTCACCATCTGATATCGCCAGCGTTCTTTCGGCATGATTGGTGAAGGATATTGATTACAAACTGCTGTATCCGCACCGATTGAGTTCCAGACCAGCCCCTCTCGATGTAGCTTGAACGCCATACGTTCTGAAACGAGTAGTGATGATTCAAGAGGAGAAAACTCTCCGCTGGTATAGCCAGTAAGGGGGTACATAGAGCCCTGTGCACCGGCGCACCAGAACAGTGGCGAAAGAGGAAGCCCAGCTGAGCTTGCTGCTGCATCTGCTGCACAAGCCCCCTGAGCGATAAGATTTCCAAACAGAGTGGCTTCCGGGTTGATGATCATTGAGAGCGTACTGTCGTTCCACATCGGGTCGACTTCAGAGAGATAGCCAATATCCATATCTCCCGTCTGCATGCATCCCATGCTCGTGAT
This Klebsiella sp. WP3-W18-ESBL-02 DNA region includes the following protein-coding sequences:
- the traU gene encoding conjugal transfer pilus assembly protein TraU, producing the protein MRKTLSTFVLALLFPLLLARPDAAVASNAGDGRWVNPISDVCWKCLFPMTLGNIKLANGPQPDTSNPSSPIQFCPMGIFWRIGLAIGFWEPMAMTDVTREPGVMVNMGGFKIDLGRTGTGTAGQSDRPAAGAFYHVHWYKYPLIYWLNIITSMGCMQTGDMDIGYLSEVDPMWNDSTLSMIINPEATLFGNLIAQGACAADAAASSAGLPLSPLFWCAGAQGSMYPLTGYTSGEFSPLESSLLVSERMAFKLHREGLVWNSIGADTAVCNQYPSPIMPKERWRYQMVNMYPETNNCHPFGASTQLWGTTHNSPQSKKNFGYLLWRKRNCVFL
- the trbC gene encoding type-F conjugative transfer system pilin assembly protein TrbC, which produces MKNALKTALLLAGLSMFTTVANASEQTTSLQDRDWMKQQQSALQEFKDGLRGTDLSQLVPPTQQDLISKLAAGIQQSQPGSADEKTFPAMYFVSLGIPEEGLLPMLGDATRFGVPATIRGWLNNDLRKTAARMFELSKKQKDIGVQIDPTLFEQYGITAVPALVVTCPGHFDVIRGSLPLKAMLEKIAEQGECASTARQLMEAK